The following are from one region of the Klebsiella aerogenes genome:
- the yhbY gene encoding ribosome assembly RNA-binding protein YhbY: MNLSTKQKQHLKGLAHPLKPVVMLGNNGLTEGVLAEIEQALGHHELIKVKIASEDRETKALIVEAIVRETGACNVQVIGKTLVLYRPTPERKISLPR; encoded by the coding sequence ATGAATCTGAGTACTAAACAAAAACAGCACCTGAAAGGTCTGGCACATCCGCTCAAGCCGGTAGTTATGCTTGGCAATAATGGTTTGACCGAAGGGGTACTGGCCGAGATCGAACAAGCGTTAGGGCACCATGAGCTCATCAAGGTGAAGATCGCCTCAGAAGATCGCGAAACTAAAGCCTTGATCGTGGAAGCTATCGTGCGTGAAACCGGCGCCTGTAACGTACAGGTCATCGGCAAAACGCTGGTTCTGTACCGCCCAACGCCAGAGCGTAAAATCTCGCTGCCACGCTAA
- the rlmE gene encoding 23S rRNA (uridine(2552)-2'-O)-methyltransferase RlmE encodes MTGKKRSASSSRWLQEHFSDKYVQQAQKKGLRSRAWFKLDEIQQSDKIFKPGMTIVDLGAAPGGWSQYAVTQIGNSGRIIACDLLPMDPIVGVDFLQGDFRDELVLKALLERVGDSKVQVVMSDMAPNMCGTPAVDIPRAMYLVELALEMSRDVLAPGGSFVVKVFQGEGFDEYLREIRSLFTKVKVRKPDSSRARSREVYIVATGRKP; translated from the coding sequence ATGACAGGTAAAAAGCGTTCTGCCAGCTCGAGCCGCTGGCTTCAGGAACACTTTAGCGATAAATATGTTCAACAGGCACAGAAAAAGGGGTTACGTTCCCGTGCCTGGTTTAAACTTGATGAAATACAGCAAAGTGACAAGATTTTTAAGCCGGGGATGACGATAGTTGACCTCGGCGCTGCACCCGGCGGTTGGTCGCAATATGCGGTCACCCAGATCGGAAACAGCGGCCGCATCATCGCTTGCGATCTTTTACCAATGGATCCAATCGTCGGTGTGGACTTCCTTCAGGGCGATTTTCGTGATGAATTAGTCCTGAAAGCGTTACTTGAGCGTGTAGGCGACAGTAAAGTACAAGTTGTCATGTCCGATATGGCGCCGAATATGTGCGGAACGCCGGCGGTGGATATTCCCCGGGCCATGTATCTGGTAGAACTGGCGCTTGAAATGTCTCGTGATGTATTAGCGCCAGGTGGTAGTTTTGTAGTGAAGGTGTTCCAGGGCGAAGGCTTCGATGAGTATCTTAGAGAAATTCGCTCCCTGTTTACGAAGGTGAAAGTTCGTAAGCCGGACTCTTCCCGCGCTCGTTCGCGTGAAGTGTATATTGTAGCGACCGGGCGTAAACCATAA
- the ftsH gene encoding ATP-dependent zinc metalloprotease FtsH has product MAKNLILWLVIAVVLMSVFQSFGPSESNGRKVDYSTFLQEVNQDQVREARINGREINVTKKDSNRYTTYIPVNDPKLLDNLLTKNVKVVGEPPEEPSLLASIFISWFPMLLLIGVWIFFMRQMQGGGGKGAMSFGKSKARMLTEDQIKTTFADVAGCDEAKEEVGELVEYLREPSRFQKLGGKIPKGVLMVGPPGTGKTLLAKAIAGEAKVPFFTISGSDFVEMFVGVGASRVRDMFEQAKKAAPCIIFIDEIDAVGRQRGAGLGGGHDEREQTLNQMLVEMDGFEGNEGIIVIAATNRPDVLDPALLRPGRFDRQVVVGLPDVRGREQILKVHMRRVPLAPDIDAAIIARGTPGFSGADLANLVNEAALFAARGNKRVVSMVEFEKAKDKIMMGAERRSMVMTEAQKESTAYHEAGHAIIGRLVPEHDPVHKVTIIPRGRALGVTFFLPEGDAISASRQKLESQISTLYGGRLAEEIIYGVEHVSTGASNDIKVATNLARNMVTQWGFSDKLGPLLYAEEEGEVFLGRSVAKAKHMSDETARIIDQEVKSLIERNYGRARQLLNDNMDILHAMKDALMKYETIDAPQIDDLMARRDVRPPAGWEEPGSSNNSGNNGTPTAPRPADEPRTPNPGNTMSEQLGDK; this is encoded by the coding sequence ATGGCGAAAAACCTAATACTCTGGCTGGTCATTGCCGTTGTGCTGATGTCAGTATTCCAGAGCTTTGGGCCCAGCGAGTCGAATGGCCGTAAGGTGGATTATTCAACCTTCCTGCAAGAGGTCAATCAGGACCAGGTTCGCGAAGCGCGTATCAACGGACGTGAGATCAACGTTACCAAGAAAGATAGTAACCGTTACACGACTTACATTCCGGTTAACGATCCGAAGCTGCTCGACAACCTGTTGACTAAAAACGTCAAAGTAGTTGGCGAACCGCCGGAAGAACCAAGCCTGCTGGCTTCCATCTTCATTTCCTGGTTCCCGATGTTGTTGCTGATCGGCGTCTGGATATTCTTTATGCGTCAGATGCAGGGCGGCGGCGGAAAGGGCGCGATGTCCTTCGGCAAGAGCAAGGCCCGAATGCTGACGGAAGACCAGATCAAAACGACCTTTGCTGACGTTGCTGGCTGTGACGAAGCAAAAGAGGAAGTGGGCGAGCTGGTTGAATATCTACGTGAACCGAGCCGCTTCCAGAAGCTGGGCGGTAAAATCCCGAAAGGCGTCCTGATGGTCGGCCCTCCGGGTACCGGTAAAACGCTGCTGGCGAAAGCTATCGCCGGTGAAGCCAAAGTGCCGTTCTTTACGATTTCCGGTTCTGACTTCGTAGAAATGTTCGTGGGTGTCGGCGCGTCTCGCGTACGTGACATGTTCGAACAGGCTAAGAAAGCAGCGCCTTGCATCATCTTCATCGATGAAATCGACGCCGTCGGTCGCCAGCGTGGCGCTGGTCTGGGTGGTGGTCACGATGAACGTGAGCAGACTCTGAACCAGATGCTGGTTGAGATGGATGGTTTCGAAGGTAACGAAGGTATTATCGTTATCGCCGCGACTAACCGTCCGGACGTGCTGGACCCGGCGTTGCTGCGCCCTGGTCGTTTCGACCGCCAGGTTGTGGTCGGTCTGCCGGATGTTCGCGGTCGTGAACAGATCCTGAAAGTGCACATGCGTCGCGTACCGCTGGCGCCGGATATTGATGCGGCAATCATTGCTCGCGGTACGCCTGGCTTCTCCGGTGCTGACCTGGCGAACCTGGTGAACGAAGCTGCGCTGTTTGCTGCCCGTGGCAACAAACGTGTGGTATCGATGGTTGAGTTCGAAAAAGCGAAAGACAAAATCATGATGGGTGCGGAACGTCGCTCCATGGTGATGACGGAAGCGCAGAAAGAATCGACCGCTTACCACGAAGCGGGTCACGCGATTATTGGCCGTCTGGTACCAGAGCACGACCCGGTACACAAAGTGACGATTATCCCGCGCGGTCGCGCGCTGGGGGTGACCTTCTTCCTGCCGGAAGGCGATGCTATCAGCGCCAGCCGTCAGAAACTGGAAAGTCAGATCTCCACTCTGTACGGCGGTCGTCTGGCAGAAGAGATTATCTACGGTGTGGAACATGTTTCTACCGGTGCGTCCAACGACATTAAAGTTGCGACTAACCTGGCGCGTAACATGGTTACCCAGTGGGGCTTCTCCGACAAACTCGGTCCGCTGCTGTATGCGGAAGAAGAGGGGGAAGTTTTCCTCGGCCGTAGCGTAGCGAAAGCGAAACATATGTCCGATGAAACCGCGCGCATCATCGACCAGGAAGTGAAATCGCTGATTGAGCGTAACTATGGTCGTGCTCGCCAGCTGCTGAACGACAACATGGACATCCTGCATGCAATGAAAGATGCGCTCATGAAATATGAGACCATCGATGCGCCGCAGATTGACGACCTGATGGCTCGTCGCGATGTTCGTCCGCCGGCAGGTTGGGAAGAACCAGGTTCTTCTAACAACTCTGGCAACAATGGCACCCCGACGGCGCCGCGTCCGGCTGATGAACCGCGTACGCCGAATCCGGGTAATACCATGTCAGAACAGCTGGGCGACAAATAA
- the folP gene encoding dihydropteroate synthase, whose product MQLHAQGSTLDLSHPHVMGILNVTPDSFSDGGSHNSLIEAVKHANLMINAGATIIDIGGESTRPGAADVSTEEELARVIPVVEAIAQRFEVWISVDTSKADVIREAARAGAHIINDIRSLTEPGALQSAAQTGLPVCLMHMQGQPKTMQEAPKYADVFTDVDRFFAEHIVRCEQAGIAKEKLLLDPGFGFGKNLSHNYELLARLGEFHHFGLPLLVGMSRKSMVGQLLNVGPSERLSGSLSCAVIAAMQGAQIIRVHDVKETVEALRVVEATLAAKENKRYE is encoded by the coding sequence ATGCAATTACACGCCCAGGGGTCAACGCTCGATCTCTCCCATCCGCATGTGATGGGGATCCTTAATGTCACGCCGGATTCATTTTCCGATGGCGGCAGCCATAACTCACTGATAGAAGCGGTTAAACATGCCAATCTGATGATTAATGCTGGGGCGACAATCATTGATATCGGCGGTGAGTCGACGCGTCCTGGCGCGGCGGACGTGAGTACAGAGGAAGAGCTGGCACGCGTGATCCCGGTGGTTGAGGCAATTGCACAACGTTTTGAAGTCTGGATTTCGGTGGATACCTCGAAAGCCGACGTGATTCGCGAAGCTGCTCGCGCAGGGGCGCATATCATCAACGATATCCGTTCACTCACTGAACCTGGCGCTTTGCAGTCCGCCGCGCAAACCGGACTACCGGTGTGCCTGATGCATATGCAGGGCCAGCCGAAAACGATGCAGGAAGCGCCAAAATACGCAGACGTTTTTACCGACGTTGATCGTTTTTTTGCTGAACACATCGTGCGCTGCGAACAGGCGGGGATCGCAAAAGAAAAATTGTTGCTCGACCCGGGATTCGGATTCGGTAAAAATCTTTCCCATAATTATGAGCTGCTTGCTCGACTCGGGGAGTTTCATCATTTTGGCCTCCCGCTGTTGGTCGGGATGTCGCGTAAGTCGATGGTAGGTCAGTTGCTGAATGTTGGGCCGTCAGAACGGCTCAGCGGCAGTCTGTCTTGCGCAGTTATAGCTGCAATGCAGGGCGCGCAGATTATTCGCGTCCATGATGTCAAAGAAACGGTAGAAGCGCTGCGCGTGGTGGAAGCCACTCTGGCCGCTAAGGAAAATAAACGTTATGAGTAA
- the glmM gene encoding phosphoglucosamine mutase: MSNRKYFGTDGIRGRVGDAPITPEFVLKLGWAAGKVLARHGSRKIIIGKDTRISGYMLESALEAGLAAAGLSASFTGPMPTPAVAYLTRAFRAEAGIVISASHNPFYDNGIKFFSIEGTKLPDDVEEAIEAEMEKELTCVDSAELGKASRIVDAAGRYIEFCKGTFPNELSLGELKVVVDCAHGATYHIAPNVFRELGAQVIAMGCEPDGLNINEEVGATDVRALQARVLAEKADLGIAYDGDGDRVIMVDHEGNKVDGDQILYIIAREGLRQGQLRGGAVGTLMSNMGLELALKQLGIPFARAKVGDRYVLEKLQEKGWRIGAENSGHVILLDKTTTGDGIVASLQVVAAMVRNHMSLHDLCSGMKMFPQVLVNVRFTEGSGNPLEHESVKAVTADVEAALGNRGRVLLRKSGTEPLIRVMVEGEHQEQVTEFAHRIADAVKSV; the protein is encoded by the coding sequence ATGAGTAACCGCAAATATTTTGGCACCGATGGTATTCGTGGCCGCGTTGGCGATGCGCCGATTACGCCAGAGTTTGTGCTGAAACTGGGCTGGGCGGCAGGGAAAGTCCTGGCGCGCCATGGCTCGCGTAAAATCATCATTGGCAAAGATACACGTATTTCTGGCTATATGCTGGAATCCGCGCTGGAAGCTGGTCTGGCGGCTGCGGGGCTATCTGCTTCGTTCACTGGCCCCATGCCGACACCGGCGGTTGCTTACCTGACTCGCGCCTTCCGCGCTGAAGCAGGGATTGTCATCTCTGCCTCCCACAACCCTTTCTACGACAACGGTATTAAATTCTTTTCTATTGAAGGCACTAAACTGCCGGACGATGTCGAAGAAGCCATTGAAGCGGAAATGGAAAAAGAGCTGACCTGCGTGGATTCCGCCGAGTTGGGTAAAGCCAGCCGCATCGTGGATGCCGCCGGTCGCTATATTGAATTCTGCAAAGGCACCTTCCCGAACGAACTGAGCCTTGGGGAACTGAAGGTGGTGGTCGATTGCGCGCATGGCGCGACCTACCACATCGCACCCAACGTCTTCCGCGAGCTGGGCGCTCAGGTTATCGCGATGGGCTGCGAACCTGATGGCCTGAACATCAATGAAGAGGTCGGCGCAACCGATGTACGCGCGCTGCAGGCGCGCGTACTGGCGGAAAAAGCCGATTTGGGTATTGCCTACGACGGCGACGGCGATCGCGTGATTATGGTTGACCACGAGGGCAATAAGGTCGATGGCGACCAGATCCTCTACATCATCGCCCGTGAAGGTTTACGTCAGGGCCAGCTGCGCGGTGGTGCCGTCGGTACGCTGATGAGCAACATGGGGCTCGAGCTGGCGCTGAAGCAACTGGGTATTCCATTTGCCCGCGCGAAAGTTGGCGATCGCTACGTCCTTGAGAAACTGCAGGAAAAAGGCTGGCGTATCGGAGCGGAAAACTCCGGTCACGTGATCCTGCTGGACAAAACCACCACCGGTGACGGTATTGTCGCCAGCCTGCAGGTCGTTGCGGCGATGGTGCGTAATCACATGAGTCTGCATGATTTGTGCAGCGGCATGAAAATGTTCCCGCAGGTGTTGGTCAACGTGCGCTTTACCGAAGGTAGCGGCAACCCGTTGGAACATGAAAGCGTAAAAGCGGTGACTGCCGATGTAGAAGCGGCGCTGGGTAACCGCGGTCGCGTGCTGCTGCGTAAATCTGGTACCGAGCCGTTGATTCGCGTGATGGTGGAAGGCGAACACCAGGAGCAGGTGACGGAATTCGCGCACCGTATCGCAGATGCGGTTAAGAGTGTCTAA
- the secG gene encoding preprotein translocase subunit SecG: MYEALLVIFLIVAIALVGLIMLQQGKGADMGASFGAGASGTLFGSSGSGNFMTRMTGILAALFFIISLALGNINSNKTNKGSEWDNLSAPKSEQTQPAAPAQPTSDIPH, from the coding sequence ATGTACGAAGCTCTTTTAGTAATTTTCCTTATTGTAGCGATTGCCCTCGTTGGCCTGATCATGCTGCAGCAAGGTAAAGGCGCTGACATGGGAGCCTCCTTCGGAGCAGGCGCTTCCGGCACGTTGTTTGGTTCTAGCGGTTCTGGTAACTTCATGACCCGTATGACCGGCATTCTGGCCGCGTTGTTCTTCATCATCAGTCTGGCGCTGGGTAATATCAACAGCAACAAGACCAATAAAGGAAGCGAGTGGGATAATCTGAGCGCGCCGAAATCTGAGCAGACTCAGCCAGCAGCACCGGCTCAGCCGACTAGCGACATCCCGCACTAA
- a CDS encoding YfaZ family outer membrane protein — MSKFTTRSILLIAALSVSSTSFASVNLHGEAGSEFTNLSASFGAQDPGMTFNGNWAHSDNDGDTAGLGLGYNVSLGPFLLTAGGKAVYLNPKNGDEGYAIAIGGGAQLPLGDFFTLFGESYYSPDSMSSGVDDYLEANAGVRVNIIKSMSIEAGYRYIDMAGKDGHRDNKLADGAYAGFNFSF; from the coding sequence ATGAGCAAGTTCACCACGAGGTCCATTTTGCTAATCGCCGCCCTGAGCGTCAGCAGTACCAGTTTCGCTTCGGTCAATCTCCACGGCGAAGCCGGTTCGGAGTTCACCAACCTGTCGGCAAGCTTTGGCGCGCAAGACCCGGGTATGACCTTTAACGGCAACTGGGCACATAGCGACAATGATGGCGATACGGCGGGATTAGGACTGGGTTATAACGTTAGCCTCGGTCCGTTTCTATTAACCGCAGGAGGTAAGGCCGTATACCTGAATCCGAAAAATGGTGATGAGGGTTACGCGATCGCCATCGGCGGTGGCGCACAATTGCCGCTTGGCGACTTCTTCACCCTGTTCGGTGAGTCTTATTATTCGCCGGACTCGATGTCCAGCGGCGTAGATGACTATCTCGAAGCCAATGCCGGCGTCCGGGTTAATATTATCAAGTCCATGAGCATTGAAGCGGGTTATCGCTATATCGATATGGCGGGTAAAGATGGCCACCGCGATAACAAGCTGGCTGATGGTGCCTACGCGGGCTTCAACTTCAGTTTCTAG
- a CDS encoding helix-turn-helix domain-containing protein: protein MNIKPPVRPQDAIDRLMEILEPHATPVNMVARKRLSWEYKGKIQLFLFKKGELSIIRSSDRLLMVTVYEPHLFGVAEMLQPSRSHGLRAEVDSEILRIDSDLAMRLFSEHNLWEEVTRLLAYHTSYLVYRDDLVLQQRTYSVIRNHLMEMFLLPEETRLRVSMLEYIQDRTHLSRSSILNVLSALKKGGYIEFARGGYLQNMTALPEKF, encoded by the coding sequence ATGAATATTAAGCCTCCCGTCAGGCCGCAAGACGCTATCGATCGTCTAATGGAAATACTGGAACCACATGCTACGCCAGTGAACATGGTCGCCAGAAAAAGACTTAGCTGGGAATATAAGGGCAAAATTCAACTATTTCTTTTTAAGAAAGGCGAGTTATCCATTATTCGTTCCTCAGACCGATTGTTGATGGTCACGGTCTACGAACCACACCTGTTTGGCGTGGCAGAGATGCTGCAACCGAGCCGCAGCCACGGACTGCGCGCGGAGGTAGACTCAGAGATCCTGCGCATCGACAGCGACCTGGCCATGCGCCTGTTCAGCGAACATAACCTGTGGGAAGAGGTGACCAGACTCTTGGCCTACCATACTTCCTATTTAGTCTACCGCGACGATCTAGTCTTACAGCAACGTACTTATTCGGTGATTCGCAACCACTTAATGGAAATGTTCCTGCTTCCTGAAGAAACCCGCCTGCGAGTGTCAATGCTGGAATATATCCAGGACCGAACACACCTCTCCCGGAGTAGCATTCTGAATGTATTATCAGCCTTAAAAAAGGGTGGCTATATTGAGTTCGCCCGCGGTGGATATCTACAGAATATGACTGCCCTGCCAGAAAAATTTTAG
- the argG gene encoding argininosuccinate synthase yields the protein MTTILKHLPVGQRIGIAFSGGLDTSAALLWMRKKGAVPYAYTANLGQPDEDDYDAIPRRAKEYGAEGARLIDCRKQLVAEGIAAIQCGAFHNTTGGLTYFNTTPLGRAVTGTMLVAAMKEDGVNIWGDGSTYKGNDIERFYRYGLLTNAELQIYKPWLDSDFIDELGGRHEMSEFMIACGFDYKMSVEKAYSTDSNMLGATHEAKDLEFLNSSVKIVNPIMGVKFWDENVKIAAEEVTVRFEQGHPVALNGKTFSDDVELMLEANRIGGRHGLGMSDQIENRIIEAKSRGIYEAPGMALLHIAYERLLTGIHNEDTIEQYHAHGRQLGRLLYQGRWFDSQALMLRDALQRWVASQITGEVTLELRRGNDYSILNTVSDNLTYKAERLTMEKGDSMFTAEDRIGQLTMRNLDITDTREKLFGYAQSGLLSASSATGLPQVENLENRDK from the coding sequence ATGACGACGATTCTTAAGCATCTCCCGGTTGGTCAACGTATTGGTATTGCTTTCTCTGGTGGGCTGGATACCAGTGCCGCCCTGCTGTGGATGCGTAAAAAAGGCGCGGTTCCTTATGCATACACCGCCAACCTTGGCCAGCCTGACGAAGACGACTACGATGCCATCCCTCGTCGTGCGAAAGAGTATGGCGCTGAAGGCGCTCGTCTGATTGACTGCCGTAAACAACTGGTGGCGGAAGGCATCGCGGCGATTCAGTGCGGCGCATTCCACAACACCACCGGCGGTCTGACCTATTTCAACACCACCCCGCTGGGCCGTGCGGTCACTGGCACCATGCTGGTTGCGGCGATGAAAGAAGACGGCGTCAACATCTGGGGCGACGGCAGCACCTATAAAGGCAACGATATCGAACGTTTCTATCGCTACGGTCTGTTGACTAACGCCGAACTGCAAATTTACAAACCATGGCTGGATAGCGACTTCATCGATGAGCTGGGCGGTCGTCATGAAATGTCCGAGTTCATGATTGCCTGCGGTTTCGACTACAAAATGTCCGTCGAGAAAGCCTACTCCACCGACTCCAACATGTTAGGCGCAACGCACGAAGCCAAAGACCTCGAGTTCCTGAACTCCAGCGTAAAAATCGTTAACCCTATTATGGGCGTTAAGTTCTGGGACGAGAACGTCAAAATCGCAGCCGAAGAAGTGACCGTGCGCTTTGAACAGGGTCATCCGGTAGCGCTGAACGGCAAAACCTTCAGCGACGACGTTGAGCTAATGCTGGAGGCCAACCGTATCGGCGGTCGCCACGGTCTGGGTATGAGCGATCAGATTGAAAACCGTATCATCGAAGCGAAAAGCCGCGGTATCTATGAAGCGCCGGGGATGGCATTGCTGCATATCGCCTACGAACGTTTGCTGACCGGCATCCATAACGAAGACACCATTGAACAATATCACGCTCATGGCCGCCAGCTGGGTCGCCTGCTGTACCAGGGACGTTGGTTCGATTCCCAGGCGCTGATGTTGCGTGATGCGCTGCAGCGTTGGGTAGCCAGCCAAATCACCGGTGAAGTGACCCTCGAACTGCGCCGTGGCAACGACTATTCGATCCTCAACACCGTTTCAGACAACCTGACCTACAAAGCAGAACGTCTGACGATGGAAAAAGGGGATTCCATGTTTACCGCCGAAGATCGTATCGGCCAGCTGACCATGCGTAATCTGGATATCACCGACACCCGCGAGAAGCTGTTTGGTTATGCCCAGTCAGGCTTGTTGAGCGCCTCTTCGGCTACCGGTTTGCCGCAGGTTGAAAACCTGGAAAACCGCGATAAATAA
- the rimP gene encoding ribosome maturation factor RimP, whose translation MSTLEQKLTEMLTAPVEALGFELVGIEFIRGRTSTLRIYIDSEDGINVDDCADVSHQVSAVMDVEDPITVAYNLEVSSPGLDRPMFTAEHYQRFTGEEVSLVLRMAVQNRRKWQGIIKAVDGEMITVTVEGKDEVFALSNIQKANLVPHF comes from the coding sequence TTGTCCACATTAGAGCAAAAATTAACAGAGATGCTCACTGCGCCAGTTGAAGCGCTTGGCTTTGAGCTGGTCGGCATCGAATTTATTCGCGGTCGCACATCCACACTGCGCATCTATATTGATAGTGAAGATGGCATCAATGTTGATGATTGTGCTGATGTGAGCCACCAGGTCAGTGCTGTCATGGATGTCGAAGATCCAATCACCGTCGCTTACAACCTGGAAGTCTCTTCGCCTGGTCTCGACCGTCCGATGTTTACTGCTGAACACTATCAACGTTTCACTGGTGAAGAAGTTTCGCTGGTGCTGCGCATGGCGGTACAGAACCGCCGTAAATGGCAGGGCATTATCAAAGCGGTTGACGGTGAAATGATCACGGTAACCGTCGAAGGCAAAGATGAAGTGTTCGCGCTGAGTAACATCCAGAAGGCGAACCTGGTTCCCCACTTTTAA
- the nusA gene encoding transcription termination factor NusA yields MNKEILAVVEAVSNEKALPREKIFEALESALATATKKKYEQEIDVRVEIDRKSGDFDTFRRWLVVEEVTQPTREITLEAARYEDESMNVGDYVEDQIESVTFDRITTQTAKQVIVQKVREAERAMVVDQFREHEGEIITGVVKKVNRDNITLDLGSNAEAVILREDMLPRENFRPGDRIRGVLYAVRPEARGAQLFVTRSKPEMLVELFRIEVPEIGEEVLEIKAAARDPGSRAKIAVKTNDKRIDPVGACVGMRGARVQAVSTELGGERIDIVLWDDNPAQFVINAMAPADVASIVVDEDKHTMDIAVEAGNLAQAIGRNGQNVRLASQLSGWELNVMTVDDLQAKHQAEAHAAIDTFTKYLDIDEDFATVLVEEGFSSLEELAYVPMKELLEIDGLDEATVEALRERAKNALTTLALAQEESLGDNKPADDLLNLEGLDRALAFKLAARGVCTLEDLAEQGVDDLADIEGMTDEKAGELIMAARNICWFGDEA; encoded by the coding sequence ATGAACAAAGAAATTTTGGCTGTTGTTGAAGCCGTTTCCAACGAAAAGGCGCTGCCGCGCGAGAAGATTTTCGAAGCGCTGGAAAGTGCTCTGGCAACGGCTACCAAGAAAAAATACGAACAAGAGATCGACGTTCGCGTAGAAATCGATCGTAAAAGCGGCGATTTCGACACCTTCCGTCGCTGGCTGGTGGTTGAAGAAGTGACTCAGCCAACCCGCGAGATCACTCTGGAAGCCGCGCGTTACGAAGATGAAAGCATGAACGTCGGCGACTACGTTGAAGATCAGATTGAATCTGTCACCTTCGACCGTATCACTACGCAGACCGCGAAACAGGTTATCGTACAGAAGGTACGTGAAGCCGAGCGCGCGATGGTTGTCGATCAGTTCCGCGAACACGAAGGCGAGATCATCACCGGCGTGGTGAAAAAAGTGAACCGCGACAACATCACTCTGGATCTGGGCAGCAATGCTGAAGCCGTGATCCTGCGTGAAGACATGCTGCCGCGTGAAAACTTCCGTCCGGGTGACCGCATTCGCGGCGTACTGTATGCAGTACGTCCGGAAGCGCGCGGCGCACAGCTGTTCGTTACCCGTTCCAAACCGGAAATGCTGGTTGAATTGTTCCGCATTGAAGTTCCGGAAATTGGCGAAGAAGTGCTGGAAATCAAAGCCGCGGCCCGCGATCCGGGTTCTCGTGCGAAAATCGCCGTGAAAACCAACGACAAGCGTATCGACCCGGTTGGCGCTTGTGTCGGTATGCGCGGTGCGCGCGTTCAGGCGGTTTCTACCGAGCTTGGCGGCGAGCGCATCGATATCGTCCTGTGGGATGATAACCCGGCGCAGTTCGTGATTAACGCTATGGCGCCAGCTGACGTCGCGTCTATCGTGGTGGATGAAGACAAACACACTATGGATATCGCGGTAGAAGCAGGCAACCTGGCGCAGGCGATCGGCCGTAATGGTCAGAACGTCCGCCTGGCATCGCAGCTCAGCGGCTGGGAGCTCAACGTGATGACCGTTGATGACCTGCAGGCTAAGCACCAGGCTGAAGCCCATGCCGCTATCGATACCTTCACCAAATATCTCGATATTGATGAAGATTTCGCAACCGTACTGGTTGAAGAGGGCTTCTCCTCGCTGGAAGAACTGGCCTACGTGCCGATGAAAGAACTGCTGGAAATCGACGGTCTTGATGAAGCGACCGTTGAAGCACTTCGTGAGCGTGCGAAAAACGCACTGACTACACTGGCGCTGGCTCAGGAAGAAAGCCTGGGAGACAACAAACCTGCCGACGATCTGCTGAATCTGGAAGGTTTGGACCGTGCTCTGGCATTTAAGCTGGCTGCCCGTGGTGTTTGTACGCTGGAAGATCTCGCCGAGCAGGGCGTTGATGACCTGGCTGATATCGAAGGTATGACCGACGAGAAAGCTGGTGAGCTCATCATGGCCGCTCGCAACATTTGTTGGTTCGGCGACGAAGCGTAA